In Methylacidiphilum infernorum V4, a single window of DNA contains:
- a CDS encoding NuoI/complex I 23 kDa subunit family protein: MIVKRPELNLFEKTYLPGIIQGLGITLKHFWDRITGKTRVTLEYPEEKPKLPPGFRGAPLLVKDEEGREKCVSCQMCEFICPPRAIRIIPGEIPPGDKYAKVEKAPEEFFIDMTRCIYCGLCEEVCPEEAIFLLPKIYSLSGYSRQDLVHDKKTLYELGGVYPLPIRKWEKK, from the coding sequence ATGATCGTCAAAAGGCCGGAGCTCAATCTTTTTGAAAAAACCTATCTGCCTGGAATCATTCAAGGTTTAGGCATTACTCTCAAACATTTTTGGGACAGGATTACCGGCAAGACCCGGGTTACCCTCGAATATCCAGAGGAAAAGCCGAAATTGCCCCCGGGGTTCCGGGGCGCACCTTTGCTAGTTAAGGACGAGGAGGGGAGGGAAAAATGCGTGAGTTGTCAGATGTGCGAGTTCATCTGTCCTCCTCGGGCTATCCGCATTATCCCCGGAGAAATTCCTCCAGGGGATAAGTACGCTAAGGTGGAGAAGGCACCCGAGGAGTTTTTTATCGACATGACAAGATGCATTTATTGTGGATTGTGTGAAGAGGTATGCCCGGAGGAGGCTATATTTCTCCTTCCAAAGATCTATTCCTTGTCCGGCTACAGCCGCCAAGATCTTGTCCACGACAAAAAGACCTTGTAC